aaatttggcaagctgttttacgtttGTGTAGGcctacatattaaaccgcaacgttgttgacacacaggtagagaagaagcggagagactgtttagccaatcagaatgcagaacacaaaggtgaaccgcgatataacgagggttcactgaactctgatgttgttttgttactcattctgctgcaagttggctcaattttgactcgcaagacgtaaccggtcaaatccggtttaggattttcaaaataaaagatccggaagtagttcattatttcttgcgcggccctgtaccaattggtccgcggaccggtggttgggaaccactgctctaGTGGACCCAGATGGTAACTACAGCTACTTGATAAAGTTAGATAAAGTTAAACCACATTCACTTCCGGTTAGTACTTTCACATTAAGAGCCATAGAAACGAGTTAATTTTCTCAAttagttttcatattaaataataaattttacttttcttctttccttcccgaaacttttattttaaagcagcaaATCAAACTCCGGTGAGGTTTTGCACCACCACtgtataatattgttatttctaTAGACAGTctgtaaaaacagataaaagtatttaaatgacattaacaAGAGCAGCATAATGTTGTTGTATGTGTaatacatttattcagaaatgaaTTCAGTTCTACAAAATACTGCATTTAACTAAGTAATATTAAGtactaatattttaaactttattaactttttcCATATAATATTTATCCATTATGTGTTTTCATCCTGTGTGATGTTATGGTCTCAGCTGTTTGGATTAtatatcaaacacatttttattgtttacatttacatttatttacattttgattctCAAAATTACCCACAATTAATCTTTCTTGGAagatttttactaaagtaagtttagttttcatttccatgtactaaccctgcagtgactcttattGAACATTAATGTaagctgatttgatttggcctgataaaagtgaaaatgagatcaaataaactgtaattaatatgAAGAGGAATATCTGTAGTTGcgatagttcaccaccagagggcagtgagcGCTCACAATCCTCCATCAAACGCCtgttaaactgcagtttgttctgctggttttctgctgaatccatgaaaaaagctgctcagcttcagatctgcttcactaacagcaaaacagaaatactgaagcttttccatcttcactctagttttttcactctgttaaatctaactgaactattaatgtttattcagatgaatcaaactttggctctagaggaaaacacaagttacgtaacttcctgtgaaaatagaaactgaaaccaactttggtctccttcagatcagcctccattttgagctgcaggatggaaataacttgctgacttgttactagaggtaagtgttgccgctccgggtccctccgtgtctctcggctctctggagcCTTTCTAACCGATGAACCCACCGAGGCTTCCCGGGGCCTCAGTCACCTCGGCCTGGGTCGCTCGGCTCTCATAGGGCCTGGTCCccgcagcagcgctctgtttactttattgaaggcctgatctagaaaggaattagatcaaatgaaaaactttattgtgagaCGTTGCTGCTTATAAAGTGATGCTAAGTGAGGTTACATTATGCGACTataaggaacaaaaagagaaatattgaacacactataaacacacagctcagttactgcgcagttaacctggtgaatgatcagctatgatctaccatgacagcagcatctaaagctgatctgtttgtgtggagcaataatgaacttttcagatttaatctaaataaactgagaacttaatgtaacttttacagtccatcagttcttgctgcagcgactctctctggtgttttaacctaaaaagcagaactaaaacattgtaaactagtttctctgcttgttgaaatcagcaggaagtgaatcacatcactccgtccctcatcagtctggggttcagcagaaactgatgtttctcttgtctgtggatcagaaccggctttaagccgtccacagatttcctctcttcctcctcactgagtttgatctttttccaggttttcctcttgttgttcctttcagcaggaagaaactctttgtctctcaaagctctgctggaaaaatgcatccagatccagactgactcttacctgaaaggttgctgtgtttagcaatcagtatctgcaaaatcggaatcgatcagccagaaaactgcagtcggttcaaccctaaaaataacaatacttttaaatggagcaataataataaaataaataatttcacaaacattttagatcagttgtaacaaactagtttctaactaaaagagttgcattaatgtgtctctttattttgaagttcaatcagatcaatagactaaatatgtttcaggcctcgctgagtgtttgggggcttccccctattgaagcagctgtttacccatgattccttgcagtgggtccagctggtacctcagctggatgctgtggtccccgaaagctgctttgtgtctcttgagctgagaggaaatcctgctgagctgcacacagaggctgacatgttgctgagatcccagctggacccggttctgtctggaggagagctgtggacccgacctgagctgctgctccctcagaaccttctgctcactgactccctccatacagagctacaatagagtcatgatgcgttcaagtccactgggagctaaataagttcactagttcataggaaatgttcactcattcattcaaatgattcactctgatcctctgaacacatgatgggaaccagctttctgcttcacaggacagttactggaaccggatcactggactgactggttctggtttctctctccaaaaggccagaagatgaaagatcaggacagagcagaacctccaggacccATCAGTCCATCTATGAGGAGTGACCGGTCCAAACATGATCCTCCAGACTTCAGTAATGAACCTGaaccatcagacagaaagtaagaaaccattttctaactgattcatgtgaatctatagagatataaaataaaagatattaactggttgatcttcagtgttttaataaacagtaacttaattttctgagatattaatttaaagttagtcatgaaggatgttggtcagtaaatcagagtttgaatgaaagtctgaatgaatcaatgatgaaaatgtttcttgaaaacaaaaacaaccaacaatgtgaggagcaacgactcagattgtctctaaacccagtgaagcactggagcttccagactgggaacactggtatcagtcatgataccagatatgatacaatgaagaacttcaaaccagagatcatcaacgatctcaggttctgttctgacccagttctggtctctagtttgtggtggaccttcatgaacatgttcagctccagcctgttgatagtgaaatatttcactgatgaagaaatgtctttacaggaggaggaagtgtgaagaaagacccagaacaggagctgaacggccgacagccaatcagagcagctgttctccaggtgagactgaactcctccaatcagagcttcctgtcgtctctgttggaccagatccacgtctttagttgagatttggaaatttaaggtttaaaagtcttttagtgatcaattatttcagctggtgtaactggaactCATGTGCTGGTGAtgataaagaaaggagaaaaaaagtgatgaaaatgtttgttaatcagtcaatattttcatcacaatattcacCAATAATATTGAGAGTTAACAGCTCCTTGATGACCTTCTATCAGATCGCGTctttaaacattcagagataGAAGGTAAACTTGagaagaaccaaaccagagcagacaaggactgcaacaaaatagatgctgtgatgaagaagaacagagagcctgcagattgatggtcaaacatcttcagcacatggatgaattgaaggtttcaattaatttccgtttttgggattgctttttcttatattgtgcctccatatctggcttgtctttatttattatcgtagctgcttcaggtttgcttttgttacattgtgcAGCCGTGTTTCCTGGCCTATTCGCTCGTCGGTTTACGGGTCAAGAGTGGCGATTTCAGCTCGACCTGACCGAGTCCTGTGAGCGTGAGATGCTGGGTGTCTGGGGTCACTCTGGAGGCTATATGTGCAGCAGCCTCTTGGTCATCCCCAAATACCTTTGCTGGGTTTTACAGGGTTAACTGGGCCACCTTTCACCTGGGATCCTATCCCAGCGCTCATCATCATCCCAGTGAGGTGGGCATGTTTTCggggttgtttcttttctgtgtgtgatttctcagGACTCTGTCGGTAATCGTCATCCAGTGCTTTAAGcaccgcctctggcggtcagtagggatgaaatagaacaaaagtttcgactgtaactacggttctatGAATCCCGGATGACCGCCAGAGCGCTCGGTCCCTCAGAATCATCGTGTTTCACGAGAAGATTGAGGGACTGAGCTGTCATTGTCACGTGACTATATAGACTTACTGTTGTCACCGGGGGTCACATGTGACCATGTTGGTATAAGATTCTCGACCTGTGCAAGAGAGATCAttacctgagtgaagttggcccccccacttttattaaatcagacaaaattggtgtcaaacgtttgtgctacgtttgtgctggtttgtgcagcaaaattttttgtttgtactgctatcattttaaagatataaagaaatgtttttagaggtcatcaaaggtcaaccagaccccccaccttcttcaaatcagacgaaatgggtgtcaatcaactcggctacgtttgtgctggtttgtgcagcaaagattttcatttgtgctcCTATCATTCTAaagatgtaaagaaaaatgttctccaggggtatttaaaatataatatattaaatattttatgtttttgtatagCAAAACTCACTACTAAGGCATGTAGAGGTTCCATGTGCAACACCTGGTGACTTTTTTCTGCTTGACATTCAAAATGTCTATGCAAACCACTTTACTCTTTGCTATTTTAGAGCCTTCTCCCAATAGCATTGCATGTCATGACAGCTCTGGCTacttagcatagccactgatgactGCAGAAAATCTATTGTCAGTacattgtttttctgccattatCACAGCGTTGAGACAATCTCCTGGCTCTGAGGGTTTGTTGagggtgcatttctgcagattgCAATAGCATAGGTTGGAGGAGAAGCCtgaatatatgtatatatatattttggcaCAGATGAGCTGTCTTATATCATACTGTACTGAAACAGTAAcaattttggaaaatatgtaaaaatacattCCTTTTATGAATCTTGCATACTGCAGGTGCAAGTGGACAAACTTACCTTGATGCACTGCTATGAAGTATTGAAAAGAAGTGTTGCTGTCATTCATAACATTGACCTCAAAAGGGCTGAGTACATGCCAAGCAcatgtttggttattttcttattttttgtatttaaaaagtacagtttGTCTAATAGCACCCTCTAGTGATCAGAAGCTAAGATACAGGTCACCAAGATTGTTTTGGGAGGCATTGTAGCAACCTGTTCATTCGAAATAAGACCAAGTTTGAATTGAATTTCTTCCAGGTTAAAATTAAAGTATTCATATTCATAGGTTAGCAACTTACAAAATGATAGCAGTACAAATGACAATTTTTGctatacaaaaacataaaatatttaatatatatatattttaaatacccctggagaacatttttctttatatctttagaATGATAGgagcacaaatgaaaatctttgctgcacaaacgtagccgagttgattgacacccatttcgtctgatttgaagaaggtgggggggccaacttcactcaggtgagatcattcagtgctttaagcaccgcctctggcggtcaTCTGGGATTCATCGAACCGTAGTTACAGTCGTGACTTTCGTTATTCTtaccatgcagagtttttataaaatttgggctttttatttattgatttacttttttctcatccattaaagctgatgcacaaattgtctctgagaatatcaaaaaattattgttttccttatgttcagctgaagtgtctcctctcctgtctttgtctctttcttcagattttgatatacggtgtcagagtgaccataaagcgtctctgaagaagaagttccagagtctctttgaaggcgtcgctgaacctggaaatcaaaccgttctgaaccagatctacacagagctccacatcacagaggggttaactagagaggtcaaccaggaacatgaggtcagacacattgaaacagcatccaggaaacaagaaacaatcagaagagaagacatctttaaagtcccacctggaagagatcaaccaatcagaacagtgatgaccatgggagtggctggcattgggaaaacactgttaacacagaagttcactctggactgggctgaaggcaaaaccaaccagaacattgatttcatatttccattcactttcagagagctgaatatgttgaaagaagaaaagttcagtttattaggactgattcataaattattttctaaaaccaaagaaatcagcagctttgaaacgttccaggttctgttcatctttgatggtctggatgaaagtcgatttactctggatttcaagaacaatccgatcctgactgatgttacagagtccagctcagtggatgttctggtgacaaacctcatcaggaggaaactgcttccctctgctctcctctggataaccacacgacctgcagcagccaatcagatccctgctgagtgtgttggcatggcaacagaggtcagagggttcactgacccccagaaggaggagtacttcaggaagagattcagagatgatgaagagaaggccagcaggatcatctcccacatccagaaatcaaaaagtctccacatcatgtgtcacatcccagttttctgctggatcactgctaaagttctggaggatgtgatgaagaccagagagggaggaaaactgccaaagactctgactgagatgtacatagcattcctggaggttaacttcgcaatcaagaaggaaaagtatgatggaggaaaaaagacaagatcaatctggagtccagagaacaagaagctgattgagtctctaggaaaactggcttttgagcagctgctgaagggaaacctgatcttctatgacaaagagctcaaaaagtgcggcatcaacatcaaagatgctgcgttgttctcaggagtgttcactgaaatgtttaaaagagagagagggacgtgcgacatctccgtctactcctttgttcatctgagcatccaggagtttctggctgcagtctacatgctccactgtttcaccagcaggaagtcagaggtgatcaagacgtttctgggagaaaaatacagagaaacatctctagatgagttcatgaagaaagtcatggagaaatccctccgcagtaaaaatggccacctggacctgtttgtccgcttccttcatggtctcactgtggagtccaaccagagactcttagaagatctgctgggtcagacagagaacagtccagaaaccatccagagaatcatcatcaacctgaaggagatgaacactAATAGAATCTCTcctgacagaagcatcaacatcttctactgtctggtggagatgaacgacgtctcattttatcaggagatccaacggctgctggattcagggaagaagctctcagagactgactgttcagctctggccttcatgctgcagatgtcagaggttctggatgagttggacctggagaagtacaacacatcatcagatggacgactgagactggttccagctgtgaggaactgcagaaaggctcggtgagtccagatgttttcattgtgtgaatgctgattcagctctattgtcctcctgtttcttcttcttcttcaagttgcttctggatgtttttggtctttaacttcttccttcatcctctggactatttcagacattcaaccatctaaacattcagctcatccaggacagctgcagcttctggttttagacattttgatcattttaaaaatatttatctttttatcagttttcatgtttaaatgaatagaaaaccctgaactctagaaaaaaatatatttgtctgaaagatccaatcagccagagagacttttacactttaaactcctcttcactcattgagccgctactccttttaggatctttgtctttttttaaaaataaaatcactgtttaggtttgatggacactttCAAATAACCacattgctgctgttgtcatggaaaccagttagaaacttagtgaaccaacttttcctcccccactagtttcctctgagtttgtaaatgagagcaaaatgtggtgattgttgtctggctccagaaaaagtcctagtttctgtcagatcctcccaaagctctgagaactctgcttccagagctggaaccattttcctcatcaactcttcatctgcagcttttgttgaagctgttagccatgaagacctggagagacatgagcttcaactctttagacatcccagcctcttctagttactggagaactttcactgcttcaccatgaaaaatgctgctggacccaaacactctgttttggtcttcagctctttaagagtttagcaacaatttcgtctaacatccaaacctttgttcctctgagccacacggtctagtccaagtccgagctgtgagcagttcctcctcctctccatcatctccagtagtttccttcatcagctcagtcagcctcttcatcagctgcttcagctcctttgaggctctgatgctgcagctccatcagatgctgcagaaaactgaactttccttcacagatgatagaagatcttcaacatctgactgcagctgaaggtctgaggacatgaagcctggaccagcaccagaaccagaacctgaactttaaccaggaactgcacagattctctgtggggtcaaactcagtaaattgaagatcagatgttgatcagatgatgacatcactgttatcatattttagtctgtttatgatccagattgatttcattagaactgaatttatttcttctct
This region of Xiphophorus hellerii strain 12219 chromosome 24, Xiphophorus_hellerii-4.1, whole genome shotgun sequence genomic DNA includes:
- the LOC116716311 gene encoding NLR family CARD domain-containing protein 3-like, which translates into the protein METSQRDEDSSRPSSPQLILAAAAAPRHQRPSGPGGGSPTPLKSTGRRTGDPRLKEVKETLKVTMETTSTERWTDSSSRRLTGPPFTWDPIPALIIIPVRTLSVIVIQCFKHRLWRSLFIFDGLDESRFTLDFKNNPILTDVTESSSVDVLVTNLIRRKLLPSALLWITTRPAAANQIPAECVGMATEVRGFTDPQKEEYFRKRFRDDEEKASRIISHIQKSKSLHIMCHIPVFCWITAKVLEDVMKTREGGKLPKTLTEMYIAFLEVNFAIKKEKYDGGKKTRSIWSPENKKLIESLGKLAFEQLLKGNLIFYDKELKKCGINIKDAALFSGVFTEMFKRERGTCDISVYSFVHLSIQEFLAAVYMLHCFTSRKSEVIKTFLGEKYRETSLDEFMKKVMEKSLRSKNGHLDLFVRFLHGLTVESNQRLLEDLLGQTENSPETIQRIIINLKEMNTNRISPDRSINIFYCLVEMNDVSFYQEIQRLLDSGKKLSETDCSALAFMLQMSEVLDELDLEKYNTSSDGRLRLVPAVRNCRKARLGGCSLEKAEYEVLASALKSNPDLTELEINQIFINKGGDSDLKPQLEILESSVSKVKILSLMDCSLSETSWTSLFSALKSKPTHLTRLDLTSINLGDSGLKELCGFLQTEGCRLETLRLFDCSLSKISCDYLASTLKSNPTRLTYLDLRGNNLKDSNVRRLKKLVKTLEFWPV